Sequence from the Hamadaea flava genome:
GGCGCCGCCCGGCAGCCAGCCGTGGTCGGGATGGCGATGGTTGTACACGACCCCCGCCGGGTCGTCGACCGGCTGGTCGGTGACGCCCTTGACGACCAGCGTCGTGCCGAGGACCGAGTTCCACGAGCCGGACGCGAGGGCGCCTGCGGCGATCTGGGCCGCGCAGCCGTCGGTCATCCCGGCGCGGATCGGGGTTCCGGCGGCGAATCCGGTGTGCTCGGCGCCGTACGCGCTGACCCGGGCGATGGTGCTGCCGGGCCGCACGACCTCGGGCAGCGCCCGGTCGGGCAGGCCGAGGTATTCCATCGGCGCGACCAGCCAGGCTTGCTTGCCCGCGTCGTAGCCGGTCTTCAGAGCGTGGCTCCAGTCGGTGTCGACCCGGTGTCCGGCCAGACGTTCGGCGAGGTGATCGCCGCAGTGCCGGAGCCCCAGCCGCCCGCTGGCCAGTCCCTGACGCAGTTCTGGCGGCCCGTGCTGGATCAGCCAGGCGAGGCGGGGGAGCGGCCAGGTCGGCTGGGCCGGATGGTCCAGGGCGCGCCAGCGGTCGGCGTCGAAGCCGGCAGCGGCTCGTGCGTCGTCATACATCAGCCCCGGCGTCTGTGCGTGTCCGGTGTCGTCGGCGAGCAGGAAGGTGCCGGAGGTGGCGCAGATGGCGATGGCACGCACCCGCCGGTCCGGCTGCGTTCCAGTCGATTCCGCGTCGCGCAGCGCTTGGCGGCTTGCCACACCTAGCACCCGCCACCACTGCTCGGGGTCTTGTTCATGCCGGTCGCCGACTCGGACGCTGCTCAGCGGTCCTGCTCCTCGACCGACGACGGTGCCGTGCTCGTCGGACAGCACGACGCGAAGGCTCTGTGTCCCGACGTCGACGCCGGCCCAGAGATCGGTGCCGGTCGGATGCTCTGTTCCCATGCGCGCCGCAGCTTCCCGTTCCTGTGAAGTGAACACTTGCGGGCGTTATGATAACATCGACTTAACGTTCGTGCTAGCCGAGCGGTTCTCGATTCCCCTCTCTTACTGGGGTTATGTGGCCGCTCGGCGGTCGGCTGCCAGTGCACGACATTCCCTCGAATGCCACATATGTCGATGAAATCTTCACATCTCGGAGGTCTCGTGTCGCTTGCTTCCGCGGCCGTCCTTGGCATCGCCGCGCTGTTCGCGACCTTCACCGGCTTCAACGACGCGGGTGTCGTGGTAGGCGTCGGTGTCGGTATCCGAGGACTGCGTCCCTCGGCCGCGTTGATGCTGCTCACCGTGGCCGTGATCGCGACACCGGTCCTCGTCGGAACGGCGGTCGCCAGCACACTGGACAGCCGGCTCGTCCCGTCCGGCGCCGCCGGCGGTTCAGCCCGTGCCCAGGTCCTGTGCGGCATCGTCGCGGCGGTCGCCGTGACGGTGTCGCTCGCGGCCCGCCGCCTGCCCACCAGCCTGACGCTCGCGCTCATCGGCGGTATCACCGGAGCCGGCCTGGGCGGGCGGCTGATGGGAAGCGCGGCGGCCGCCGTCGACTGGGCCGTGGTGGCCCGGGTGCTCGGCGCAGCGGCAGTGGCGCCGCTGGTAGGGGCAGCCGTAGCGCTGATCGCCGGACGTCTGCTGGCGGCCCTGCCGCCGACCGCGCGCGACCGAGGCGGTGCCGGGCGCCGCCTGCGATGGCTGCACCTGGGCGGATTCGGGGCGATCTGCCTGGCATACGGCGCGAACGACGGGCAGAAGATGATCGCGGTGTTCGCGGTGCTGCTCGGTGGCGGACCGGACCGGTACGCGCGTTCGCCACTGGTCGCGGCCGTGATCGCAGCGTGCTTCCTGATCGGTGGCGCGCTTGGCCTCCGTCGATTGGGGCCGCTGGGTGGCGGGCTGGCGGTGGCCCGTCAGGACGGTGTCGTGCTGACCGAATTGTCCAGCGCCAGCGTCGTTCTGGGCACCGCGGCCGTCGGCGCTCCGGTGAGCATGACGCAGTCGATGTCCGGCGCCCTGGTGGGAGCCGGGCTCTCCCGAGGTGCGAGGAGAGTTCGATGGTTGAAGGTCCTGGGTCTGGGCCGGGCGTGGATGCTGACGCTGCCCGTGGCCTTCCTGGCCGGTGGTGTGGGCGCGGCGCTCGTGGCGTCGGCGGTGTCCTGAGCCGGGTGCCGGGGCTGGTCAGGGAACTGTCCTCAGGCAACGACCGGTCGTTGTCGACCACGTGAGTGCGCAGATCAGCTGTGCCGCCCGTGGGGTCGTGCTGGCCCGCCGGCTCGTCGACGGCCAGCTGCCGCCGGCCGTGGCCCGGCAGCTCGTCGCAGAGATCGAGCATGAGGGCGACGGCCCGCCGTGGGGACCTGATCGGACGGCTGCGCCGCAGCGCGACCTCGCCAGTGGACCGTGAGGATCTGTTCCGGCTTTCCCGCAGCGTCGACGACGTGCTCGACGCGGTACGCGACTTCGTGCGCGAGTTCGACCTGTTCGGCGAACTGCCACAGCCCGTGTACGGGCCGGTGCTAGATCGGCTCGCCGACGCGCTGAGCCGGCTGGACGTGGCGGTGGGACTGTTGGCGACCGGGCCGCGGGACGCGGCGCTCGCGGCGGTGGCCGCCAAGAAGCCGGGCGTGCGGGCGGCCTACCAGCTGGCTGTCTCGGACTTGCCGGCCGAGCCTGTCCCAGGGCGCGACCTCGTGACGATCCTGCTGTTGGGCCGCCTCGACCTGGCCGGCCGGCGTCTGGCGACGCATTGGCCGATGGCGTGATGAAGCGCTTCCAGTGATGTGAAATTCGCGCAATCTATGTGCACTCTTCGCTGTCGAAGAGTGATCTTGCCTAGCGTGAAACGGCCCGATAACGTCGCTTCACCTCGGCTTTCTGTTTCGACCATGGTCCGCGATGATGAAACTCTTGTGAAAACAACGTCCTGGATGTTAAATCTCACATGTGCCGCTCATGTCGGCCGCAACCCCTCACCGCGGCCCAGTGGCTTATCTGGAGGAATCAATGTTGAGTAGACGCCACCTCGCCGCAGCACTGGCCGCGGTGACCGTGTTCGGCCTGAGCGCGTGCGGCGACGGCGACGGCGCCGCCGCCGACGGGCAGCAGACCGTGACCTTCTGGCACTCCATGGCCGGCGCCAACGGCGAGGCCGTCGCCTACCTGGTCGACCAGTTCAACCAGCAGCACACCGGCAAGATCAAGGTCGAGGCGACGTATCAGGGCAAGTACAACGACTCACTCACCAAGCTCAAGGCGTCGGTGCAGTCGCGGCAGACGCCGAACCTGGTGCAGGTCTTCGAGATCGGCACTCAGCTCATGGTGGACACCAAGGCCACCGTGCCGTTCGCCGAGATGGCTTCCCAGGCCGGCATCGCCACCGACACGATCGAGCCGGGCATCGCCAAGTACTACACGATCGGCGGCAAGCTGCAGTCGCTGCCGTTCAACGCCTCGGCACCCATGCTGTTCTACAACAAGACCGCGTTCAAGAACGCCGGCCTGGACCCCGCCAAGCCGCCGACCACCATGAGCGAGCTGGCCGAGGCGGCCAAGAAGCTGACCGTGAGCTCCGGTGGCAAGGTCACGCAGTACGGCGTGGTGGCCTCCATCGACGGCTGGCTGGTGGAGCAGATGCTCGCCGCCGGCGGCGTGCAGTACTGCGACCAGGACAACGGCCGGTCCGGCCGGTCGACCTCGGTGAGCTGGAACAACGATCAGCTCCGCAGCGTGGTCACCACTTGGGCGGGGCTGGTCAAGGACAGCAACCTGCTCAACGTCGGGCGTAACAACACCGACGCGTCGGCGGCGTTCCAGGCCGGCCGCGCCGCGATGCTGCCGTTCACCTCCGCCAACCTGCGCGACATCATCAAGGGCGCCAAGTTCGAGGTCGGTGTCGCCAACTACATCCGGCCCGACGGCACCCAGCCCAGCGGCGTGTTCAACGGCGGCGCGTCGATCTGGACGATGGCCGGGCACCCGAAGGCGCAGCAGTCCGCAGCCGGCGAGTTCCTCAAGTACCTCGCCTCGCCCGAAGCGCAGGGCTACTGGGCCGCGCACACCGGATACATCCCGGTGGTGACGACGGCCGCGCAGACCAAGGAATTCACCGACGTCCTGGCCACCTATCCGGACTTCGCCAAGCCCGGAGCCGAACTGCGTGACGCCGCCGCCACCCCGCCCAGCAGCGGCTGCCTCATGGGCGTCATGCCGCAGGCGCGGGACAAGATGAACGACGTCATCGAGTCCGTGATTCTCGGCAAGTCCACCGCCGACAAGGCGATCACCGACGCCCAGAGCTCCATGTCCGATGTGATCGCGGCGTACAACAAGTCCGTCGGCAGCTGAAGGAGCACCTCACCGTGACGACACTCGTCGGACACCGGGGCGCTCCCACGCTCCGGACGGAAAACACCCTCCCCTCCCTGCGGCTGGCGAGCGATCTCGGCGCCGACGCCGTGGAGTTCGACGTCCGCTCCAGCAGCGACGGCACGCCGATCCTGCTGCACGACCGGACCCTCGAACGCTTCTGGGGCGTGCCCCGTACGCCCGGCGAGCTGACCCTCGACGAGCTGCAGCGCCTGCGTACCGGTGATCCCGACGAGCGCATCCCCACGCTCGCCGAGGTCGCCGAGACCGTGCCGATCCGGCTGGTCGTCGACAACAAGGAGCCGGCGCTGGTACCTGCCGTCGCCGCCACGCTGTGGGCGGTGGGCGCACTGGACAGGTCGGTCTTCATCGGCGAATGGCAGGTGCTCACGGTTGTCCGCGAGCGCCTGCCCGAGGCGGAGATCGTGCTGTCCTGGGTCGGCCCGGACCTGCCGCCCGACGATCTGTTGCAGTCGGTTAGGCCGCAGGCGCTCAACCTGCGTTTCGACAGCCTCACCGAACAGTCCGTCCACCACGCCGCCGACCTCGGGTATCGCATGTGGACCTATTGCGTGGACGACCCGGCCGCCACCAAGCGGGCGCTGGCCTGGGACGTCGAAGGTCTCATCAGCAATGACCTGGCCGCGGTGCGGCCGACCCTGACGAATGCGAACCGATCATGAGCAATCTCCAGGAACTGCACGACTTCGCCGTGGACCTGGCCCGAACGGCGATGGCGACGATGGCCGCCAGCAAGCCGCAGCCGGACGACGCCGCGACCAAGAAGGACCCCGCGGACTGGGTGACACCCTTCGACCAGGCGATCGAGCGCCACACCCGGAGTGAGATCGCCCGCCGCTACCCGCAGCATCGCGTGATCGGCGAGGAGTACGGCGCCGCCGACAGCCCTTCGACGGGAACCTTCACGTGGTACGTCGACCCGATCGACGGCACCACCAACTTCGTCCACGGCCTGCCATGGGCATCGTTCAGCCTGGCCGGCTACGACGAGCACGGCGTAGCCGTCGGCGTCGTCGCGGACGCCGCCCGCGCCGAGGTTCTCAGCGCCGTGCGAGGCGGCGGCGCGTGGATCAACGGCGAGCCGGCCCGATGCGGATCAGCCACCGGCCTGGCGGGCGGCATCCTGCTCACCGAGTGGTCGGGCAATCAGCCGTGGCCGGGCATGTTCGACGTGCTGACACAGGTCGCGGCCCGCTTCGGGGCGACCCGCATCATGGGCTCCTGCGCCCTGGCCCTGGCCAGCGTCGGCGTCGGCCGGGCGGCCGGGGCGCTGCTGCCGGGCCGGTACAACTTGTGGGACGTCGCTGCCGGAGCGCTGATCGCCCGCGAAGGCGGAGCCCACGTCTCCGCCAAGGACGGCGTGGACGAAGGCGTACCGGCCGACGGCGTACTGGCCGCTGTTCCCGGTGCCGCTGACGAGATCCTCGGGCTGTGGCGCGCCGCAGCCCCAGCGGCGGCAGTCGGTGCGTCATGACCACGGTGGTGGAAAGAACGGCACCGGCGATCGCCGGAGCGCTGCCCGGACGGCGGCGACCGCGGTACCGGCCGGCTGAGATCGCGATCGCCGCGGCGTTCCTCGTGCCGTCCACGATCGTCTTCGCGTTGTTCGTCTTCTACCCGCTGGGTCGCACGATCTGGCTGAGCGTGCACGGCAGCGACATCTTCGGCAACGCCACGAACTTCGTCGGCTTCGAGCGGTACGCCGATTTCCTGAGCGATCCGAAGCTGCGCGGCGTGCTGCCGGTCACGGTGCTGTTCGCGGTCTGCACGGTGGTGCCGACCGTGGTCATCGGGCTCGCGCTGGCGGTGGCGTTGCAGGCCAAGGTCAAAGGGGTCGGCTTCTTCCGCACTCTGATGGCCACGCCGTTCGCGTTCTCGGCGGCGTCGGCCGCCGTGGTCTTCGACGCCTTCTACAGCCCGAGCCTGGGCGTGTTCAACGGCATCCTCAGCCATCTCGGCCTGTCCGGAGTGGACTGGCTGACCAACCCCGCGACCGCCCTGCCGAGCGTCGCCGCGGTGTCGGTGTGGCGGGACCTCGGCTACGCCGTGCTGGTGTTCTCCGCCGGACTTCAGGCCATCCCGGAGGAGTTGCTGGAGGCCGCCCGGCTGGACGGCGCCGGCCGATGGCGCATCCTGCGCGGCATCATCCTGCCGCTGCTCACGCCGACCATCTTCTTCATGCTCGTCGTCTCGACGATCGGCTCACTGCAGACCTTCGGCGAGATCAACATCATGACGGGCGGTGGACCCGACGGTGCGACCACCACGCTGGTCTACGGCCTGTACAAGTCGGCCTTCGCCTTCGGCGCCTCCGACTTCGGCCTGGCCTCCGTGCAAGGCGTCGTGCTCCTGCTCCTGGTCATGTCCATCACCGCCATCCAGTTCCGCGTGCTGCAACGGAAGGTGTTCTACTCGTGATCCGGCTGCGCCGCGCCGGTACCGTCGCCGGCCTCGTCGTCCTCGTCGCCATGGTGGTCTTCCCGCTGTACTACGCGGTGGCCGGCTCGGTGATGAGCCGCGACGACCTCACACGGTTCCCGCCCGCTCTGTTCCCGACCAGCCTGCACGCGAGCAGCTTCGCCGACGTGCTGCACGCGATCCCGCTGGGACGCCAGTACGCCAACAGCATCCTGGTGTCGCTGGCGATCGTGGCCGGCGTACTGGTCACCTCGGTGCTGTCGGGCTATGTCTTCGCCTTCCTGAACTTCCCGCTCAAGAAGCTCGCGTTCGGCATGTTCCTGGCGACCATGGCGGTACCCGCCGAGTCCATGATCATTCCGAACTATCTGACGATGGCCGACTGGGGCCTGATGAACACCTTCCCGGCGCTGTTCCTGCCCTTCCTCGCGGCCGGCTTCGGCACCTTCCTCATGCGACAGTTCTTCCTGAGCTTCCCCCGCGAGGTGTGGGAGGCGGCCAAAGTCGAAGGCTGCGGGCACCTGCGGTTCCTGTGGAAGATCCTCGTGCCGTTGTCCCGTCCGGCCCTGGGCACGCTGGCGATCCACGCGTTCATCAGCAGCTACAACCACTACTTCTGGCCGCTGCTGGTGACCAGCACCCCGAAGATGCAGACCCTGCAGATCGGCCTGGCGCAGCTCAACTCCGTGGAGGAGCGGGCACCCGATGTCATCTTCGCGGGCGTCGTGCTCGCCATCATCCCGATGCTGATCATGATCTATCTGTTCCAGCGCCATATCGTGCGCGGGCTGACCGCAGGAGCGGTGCGATGACCGTCGAACGTACACTGGCCGTCGGCGACGTCGCCGGCAACGGCACGGCCGCGCCCTACCATCGGCTGCGATCCGCCCCCGGTGAGGTCCACTCCACGCGGACCGACTTCGTGCCCGGACCGGCGCCGAGCGGCGGCAGTACCGTCATCGCCACTCTCGGCCACTTGACCGACCTGCACATCGTCGACCCAGGCACGCCCGCGCGGCTGGACTTCGCGATGCGTACGGGTGCCGGCGCGGACGGCTGGGGCGGCCTGGTGGACTGGGTGTTCCGGCCTCAC
This genomic interval carries:
- a CDS encoding FGGY-family carbohydrate kinase, producing the protein MGTEHPTGTDLWAGVDVGTQSLRVVLSDEHGTVVGRGAGPLSSVRVGDRHEQDPEQWWRVLGVASRQALRDAESTGTQPDRRVRAIAICATSGTFLLADDTGHAQTPGLMYDDARAAAGFDADRWRALDHPAQPTWPLPRLAWLIQHGPPELRQGLASGRLGLRHCGDHLAERLAGHRVDTDWSHALKTGYDAGKQAWLVAPMEYLGLPDRALPEVVRPGSTIARVSAYGAEHTGFAAGTPIRAGMTDGCAAQIAAGALASGSWNSVLGTTLVVKGVTDQPVDDPAGVVYNHRHPDHGWLPGGASSVGAGVLERWFPGADHDVRDAAAARFEPAGGVLYPLAGHGERFPFLRPDATAFESGRFTDDDDRYAATLQAVAYVEKLIYAHLSRLGATVGGRHYITGGATRSRYWNQLRADILGVTLELPATTEPAFGMAVLAAAGDGLLSDTAHRMIRRGTPIPPRPTAGDRFLSAYAAFVDALTARGWIDEDLARHALESA
- a CDS encoding carbohydrate ABC transporter permease; amino-acid sequence: MIRLRRAGTVAGLVVLVAMVVFPLYYAVAGSVMSRDDLTRFPPALFPTSLHASSFADVLHAIPLGRQYANSILVSLAIVAGVLVTSVLSGYVFAFLNFPLKKLAFGMFLATMAVPAESMIIPNYLTMADWGLMNTFPALFLPFLAAGFGTFLMRQFFLSFPREVWEAAKVEGCGHLRFLWKILVPLSRPALGTLAIHAFISSYNHYFWPLLVTSTPKMQTLQIGLAQLNSVEERAPDVIFAGVVLAIIPMLIMIYLFQRHIVRGLTAGAVR
- a CDS encoding inorganic phosphate transporter, giving the protein MSLASAAVLGIAALFATFTGFNDAGVVVGVGVGIRGLRPSAALMLLTVAVIATPVLVGTAVASTLDSRLVPSGAAGGSARAQVLCGIVAAVAVTVSLAARRLPTSLTLALIGGITGAGLGGRLMGSAAAAVDWAVVARVLGAAAVAPLVGAAVALIAGRLLAALPPTARDRGGAGRRLRWLHLGGFGAICLAYGANDGQKMIAVFAVLLGGGPDRYARSPLVAAVIAACFLIGGALGLRRLGPLGGGLAVARQDGVVLTELSSASVVLGTAAVGAPVSMTQSMSGALVGAGLSRGARRVRWLKVLGLGRAWMLTLPVAFLAGGVGAALVASAVS
- a CDS encoding inositol monophosphatase family protein → MSNLQELHDFAVDLARTAMATMAASKPQPDDAATKKDPADWVTPFDQAIERHTRSEIARRYPQHRVIGEEYGAADSPSTGTFTWYVDPIDGTTNFVHGLPWASFSLAGYDEHGVAVGVVADAARAEVLSAVRGGGAWINGEPARCGSATGLAGGILLTEWSGNQPWPGMFDVLTQVAARFGATRIMGSCALALASVGVGRAAGALLPGRYNLWDVAAGALIAREGGAHVSAKDGVDEGVPADGVLAAVPGAADEILGLWRAAAPAAAVGAS
- a CDS encoding glycerophosphodiester phosphodiesterase, which codes for MTTLVGHRGAPTLRTENTLPSLRLASDLGADAVEFDVRSSSDGTPILLHDRTLERFWGVPRTPGELTLDELQRLRTGDPDERIPTLAEVAETVPIRLVVDNKEPALVPAVAATLWAVGALDRSVFIGEWQVLTVVRERLPEAEIVLSWVGPDLPPDDLLQSVRPQALNLRFDSLTEQSVHHAADLGYRMWTYCVDDPAATKRALAWDVEGLISNDLAAVRPTLTNANRS
- a CDS encoding ABC transporter substrate-binding protein, encoding MLSRRHLAAALAAVTVFGLSACGDGDGAAADGQQTVTFWHSMAGANGEAVAYLVDQFNQQHTGKIKVEATYQGKYNDSLTKLKASVQSRQTPNLVQVFEIGTQLMVDTKATVPFAEMASQAGIATDTIEPGIAKYYTIGGKLQSLPFNASAPMLFYNKTAFKNAGLDPAKPPTTMSELAEAAKKLTVSSGGKVTQYGVVASIDGWLVEQMLAAGGVQYCDQDNGRSGRSTSVSWNNDQLRSVVTTWAGLVKDSNLLNVGRNNTDASAAFQAGRAAMLPFTSANLRDIIKGAKFEVGVANYIRPDGTQPSGVFNGGASIWTMAGHPKAQQSAAGEFLKYLASPEAQGYWAAHTGYIPVVTTAAQTKEFTDVLATYPDFAKPGAELRDAAATPPSSGCLMGVMPQARDKMNDVIESVILGKSTADKAITDAQSSMSDVIAAYNKSVGS
- a CDS encoding carbohydrate ABC transporter permease — translated: MTTVVERTAPAIAGALPGRRRPRYRPAEIAIAAAFLVPSTIVFALFVFYPLGRTIWLSVHGSDIFGNATNFVGFERYADFLSDPKLRGVLPVTVLFAVCTVVPTVVIGLALAVALQAKVKGVGFFRTLMATPFAFSAASAAVVFDAFYSPSLGVFNGILSHLGLSGVDWLTNPATALPSVAAVSVWRDLGYAVLVFSAGLQAIPEELLEAARLDGAGRWRILRGIILPLLTPTIFFMLVVSTIGSLQTFGEINIMTGGGPDGATTTLVYGLYKSAFAFGASDFGLASVQGVVLLLLVMSITAIQFRVLQRKVFYS